A window of the Ipomoea triloba cultivar NCNSP0323 chromosome 14, ASM357664v1 genome harbors these coding sequences:
- the LOC116004593 gene encoding kinesin-like protein KIN-12E yields MPLISEASSAVKSRFGFHDPHHHHSSSEQPPPLPAVKSSPDLRMLKSACKDRSENSDGDSAQTAVSNQLRSFEFREDPAFWKDHNVQVIIRVRPLNSSEISLYGNSRCLRQDSSQTITWIGHPESRFTFDLIADENVTQEMLFKVSGVPMVENCVEGYNSCMFAYGQTGSGKTHTMLGDIEGGTRRHSVNCGMTPRVFEYLFSRIQKEREARREEKIRFTCRCSFLEIYNEQILDLLDPSSVNLQIREDTKKGIHVENLTEVEVTSARDVIQQLVQGAANRKVAATNMNRASSRSHSVFTCVIESKWESQGVTHHRFARLNLVDLAGSERQKSSGAEGERLKEATNINKSLSTLGLVIMNLVSMSNGKTLHVPYRDSKLTFLLQDSLGGNAKTIIIANVSPSNSCSLETLSTLKFAQRAKFIKNHAVVNEDASGDVIAMRMQIQNLKKEVARLRSVVNGGGDAYETDSRTVALPGSPTSIKWEGLHGFASPLASGKKMSYKKDYEVALVGAFRREKDKDIAMQALVAENQAALQLAKQREDEIQGLKMRLRFREGAIKRLESVASGKISAEVHLLKEKEEQLKEIEVLRNQVDRNQEVTRFAMENLRLKEEIRRLKSFYEEGERERMNEQIMILENQLREALDWKLMHGSDPINTQEESSELATDINNDSNLLIYNQKPATPMHTVADEENEFLRLQAIYIQSELDALRKKLDVCVEEKEKLERHVNDLEKELESERSSKAAILEESHKVQSDLSSLTNCQMPNIGISDQMELEAMVDAIAAASQREAEAHETAISLSKENEELRAKIKVLIEDNQKLIELYEQAVAEKNSANLRCQNCQDDSHKLSEDTAERELQMKGEVERLNRQLMEMHEENEKLMGLYENAMQDKNREVKCLNNQLVEMHDEKELQMKAEVECLNRQLMEMHEENEKLMGLYENAMQAKNREAKCLNNQLVEMHDEKELQMKGEVECLNRQLMEMHEENEKLMGLYENAMQEKSREVKCLNNQLVEIHDENEKLMGLYENAMQEKKGDVERLNNQLMEMHEENDKLMGLYEKAMQERDDFKRLISSTEKKIVEDKGESPKSGKSQISGIDCFTTEMIDSFGSDMQHQSENLYLDEHNSVSANPEQVFEEAGLIEVDVQEEYSQYSYMGNTSDSDEPPFCKTTGVTQSNLSGSVASLTIGEKESGILNDDEMEKADCPDSNQDAGLVSDMDEKSSHLITVDVSEDLELVQRKLYEAQEKLMKSANTVSMFGSLERAFLEVDELSRKVEGLEESIHAKQQGFESFKILSSELLEKKAVVDKKLSALKYSLSSFSSSIGYFELRETQARQRWNTSLTQLDQKKSALSRLQASKDEYMVLQMKAKQSESELISSLAHLKTRLEEENQSLENDRVLFAIDNIAKPDVDPSQRNWHLSGKATELLKSEEEKTKIQNQIKQTQEKLGSLKKEVEDLSKKMAKLEGPLQAIEKEVEKSSKSAKELEVKLQTITCEKEMILKMKEDGKNEFEDMIVEYHQHLFDAALKEEEMKILNEELQMELQQIEDLKREKALATTRKNHLQEALSCQSFFVSDKVGEDLHDIQQSVMELNLLLGNCNSKNS; encoded by the exons ATGCCGTTGATATCGGAGGCGTCGAGCGCAGTGAAGTCCAGATTCGGATTCCATgacccccaccaccaccacagtTCGTCGGAGCAGCCGCCGCCGCTGCCGGCGGTCAAGAGCTCGCCGGATCTAAGGATGCTGAAATCAGCTTGCAAAGATCGGAGTGAGAATTCCGACGGTGACAGTGCGCAAACGGCGGTGTCTAACCAACTGCGGAGTTTCGAGTTCCGTGAAGATCCTGCTTTCTGGAAAGACCACAATGTTCAG GTTATTATTAGAGTACGTCCTTTGAATAGTTCAGAGATATCTTTGTATGGAAATAGTCGATGTCTCAGGCAAGATAGTTCACAGACAATAACTTGGATTGGGCATCCAGAGTCACGCTTTACATTTGACCTCATTGCAGATGAAAATGTTACCCAG GAGATGCTGTTTAAAGTTTCTGGAGTGCCTATGGTTGAAAATTGTGTAGAAGGTTACAATAGTTGCATGTTTGCATATGGCCAG ACTGGAAGTGGCAAAACACATACAATGCTTGGAGACATTGAAGGAGGCACTCGAAGACATAGTGTAAATTGTGGGATGACACCTCGAGTCTTCGAGTACCTGTTTTCAAGAATTCAAAAG GAAAGGGAGGCACGCAGGGAGGAGAAGATACGATTTACTTGCAGGTGTTCTTTTCTTGAAATATACAATGAGCAAATTCTTGATCTCTTGGATCCTTCTTCTGTTAATTTACAG ATAAGGGAAGATACTAAGAAAGGGATTCATGTGGAGAATCTCACTGAGGTTGAAGTTACAAGTGCTCGAGATGTGATACAGCAACTTGTTCAG GGTGCTGCCAACAGGAAGGTAGCTGCAACAAATATGAATCGTGCTAGCAGTCGTTCTCACAGTGTTTTTACTTGTGTCATTGAAAGTAAG TGGGAGTCCCAAGGTGTAACTCATCATCGGTTTGCACGCCTTAACCTAGTGGATTTGGCAGGTTCTGAAAG GCAAAAAAGTTCAGGTGCTGAAGGTGAACGACTAAAGGAAGCTACTAACATCAACAAATCTCTCTCAACATTGGG GCTTGTGATTATGAACCTTGTTAGCATGTCCAATGGGAAGACACTCCATGTTCCTTACCGAGATTCAAAGTTGACATTTTTGTTACAG GATTCGTTGGGAGGGAATGCAAAAACAATCATAATTGCGAATGTTAGTCCTTCCAACAG CTGCTCACTGGAAACTCTAAGCACATTGAAGTTTGCTCAGCGTGCCAAATTCATAAAGAATCAT GCTGTTGTAAATGAAGATGCTTCTGGAGATGTTATTGCAATGAGGATGCAGATTCAAAATCTGAAG AAAGAAGTTGCTCGTCTTAGGAGTGTGGTTAATGGAGGAGGTGATGCTTATGAAACTGATTCGAGGACAGTAGCCTTGCCAGGATCACCAACATCTATCAAATGGGAAGGACTTCATGGATTTGCAAGCCCACTTGCATCAGGCAAAAAGATGTCATAT AAAAAGGACTATGAAGTTGCCCTTGTTGGAGCTTTTAGGAGGGAAAAGGATAAAGACATTGCTATGCAGGCATTGGTTGCTGAAAATCAGGCTGCCTTGCAGCTG GCAAAACAAAGAGAAGATGAGATACAAGGGCTGAAGATGAGACTAAGGTTTCGAGAAGGTGCAATCAAAAGGCTGGAATCAGTTGCTTCAGGAAAAATTTCGGCTGAGGTTCACTTGTTAAAAGAGAAAGAGGAGCAGTTGAAAGAAATAGAAGTTCTACGGAATCAAGTTGATCGTAACCAAGAAGTGACAAGGTTTGCTATGGAAAACCTGCGATTGAAGGAGGAAATAAGAAG ATTGAAATCATTCTATGAAGAAGGTGAACGGGAAAGGATGAATGAGCAAATCATGATACTGGAGAATCAG TTACGAGAAGCTCTAGATTGGAAACTCATGCATGGTTCGGATCCCATTAATACCCAG GAAGAAAGTTCTGAGCTCGCAACTGATATTAACAATGACAGCAATTTGCTAATCTACAATCAG AAACCTGCCACACCTATGCATACTGTAGCTGATGAGGAAAACGAGTTCCTTCGCTTGCAG GCAATTTACATCCAATCAGAGCTGGACGCCCTGCGTAAAAAACTTGATGTTTGTGTAGAGGAGAAAGAAAAATTGGAAAG GCATGTAAATGACTTGGAAAAAGAGCTAGAATCAGAGAGATCTTCTAAAGCAGCTATCCTGGAAGAATCTCATAAAGTGCAATCTGATCTTTCTTCTCTAACAAACTGTCAGATGCCAAATATTGGTATCAGTGACCAGATGGAACTCGAAGCCATGGTTGATGCTATTGCAGCTGCAAGCCAAAGAGAAGCCGAAGCTCATGAAACAGCTATATCCTTGTCTAAAGAAAACGAGGAACTAAGAGCGAAGATTAAGGTCTTAATTGAGGATAACCAAAAACTGATTGAACTGTACGAGCAAGCGGTTGCAGAGAAGAACAGCGCTAACCTTAGATGCCAGAATTGTCAAGATGACTCCCATAAGTTATCTGAAGATACTGCAGAGAGGGAACTCCAGATGAAAGGGGAAGTTGAGCGCCTAAACCGTCAACTCATGGAAATgcatgaagaaaatgaaaaattgatggGTCTTTATGAGAATGCTATGCAAGATAAGAACAGAGAGGTTAAGTGCCTAAACAATCAACTTGTGGAAATGCATGATGAGAAGGAACTCCAGATGAAAGCGGAAGTTGAGTGCCTAAACCGTCAACTCATGGAAATgcatgaagaaaatgaaaaattgatggGTCTTTATGAGAATGCCATGCAAGCTAAGAACAGAGAGGCTAAGTGCCTAAACAATCAACTTGTGGAAATGCATGATGAGAAGGAACTCCAGATGAAAGGGGAAGTTGAGTGCCTGAACCGTCAACTCATGGAAATgcatgaagaaaatgaaaaattgatggGTCTTTATGAGAATGCTATGCAAGAGAAGAGTAGAGAGGTGAAGTGCCTAAACAATCAACTTGTGGAAATTCATGAtgagaatgaaaaattgatggGTCTTTATGAGAATGCTATGCAAGAGAAGAAAGGAGATGTTGAACGCCTGAACAATCAGCTCATGGAAATGCATGAAGAAAATGATAAACTGATGGGCCTTTATGAGAAAGCTATGCAAGAGAGAGATGATTTCAAAAGACTGATTTCTTCTACtgagaagaaaattgttgaggaTAAAGGGGAATCTCCAAAATCTGGAAAATCTCAAATTTCGGGCATAGATTGCTTTACTACAGAGATGATTGATTCTTTTGGTTCTGACATGCAACATCAAAGTGAAAATCTTTACTTAGATGAGCACAATAGTGTATCTGCAAATCCAGAACAAGTATTCGAGGAGGCTGGCTTGATTGAAGTAGATGTACAAGAAGAATACAGTCAATATTCATACATGGGTAATACTTCAGATTCAGATGAACCTCCTTTCTGCAAGACAACAGGAGTTACACAGAGTAATCTTTCAGGATCAGTGGCGAGTTTAACAATTGGGGAGAAAGAATCTGGAATCTTAAATGATGATGAGATGGAGAAAGCAGATTGTCCTGATTCAAATCAGGATGCAGGCCTTGTTTCTGATATGGATGAGAAATCATCACATTTGATCACAGTTGATGTATCAGAAGATTTAGAGTTGGTACAAAGGAAGCTTTATGAAGCACAGGAAAAGCTTATGAAATCTGCCAACACGGTGAGCATGTTTGGCTCACTGGAGAGAGCATTTCTTGAGGTTGATGAACTTTCAAGAAAAGTTGAGGGACTAGAAGAGAGTATTCATGCTAAACAGCAAGGTTTTGaatcctttaaaattttatcttcaGAATTGCTGGAAAAGAAAGCCGTGGTGGATAAAAAGCTATCTGCACTGAAATACTCTTTATCAAGCTTCTCTTCCTCAATCGGTTACTTTGAGCTCCGTGAAACTCAAGCAAGGCAGAGGTGGAACACTTCTTTAACACAACTTGACCAAAAGAAATCAGCATTATCCCGTCTTCAAGCCTCTAAGGATGAATATATGGTTTTGCAAATGAAAGCTAAACAGTCTGAAAGTGAACTAATAAGCAGCCTAGCACACTTGAAAACGAGACTGGAGGAAGAAAACCAAAGTCTCGAAAATGATAGGGTTCTCTTTGCCATAGACAACATTGCAAAACCAGATGTTGACCCCTCACAAAGGAATTGGCACTTGAGTGGGAAAGCTACTGAACTGCTGAAGTCTGAGGAAGAGAAGACAAAGATCCAAAATCAGATTAAGCAGACTCAAGAGAAACTTGGGTCATTGAAAAAAGAAGTTGAGGATCTGAGCAAGAAAATGGCAAAGCTCGAAGGTCCCTTGCAGGCCATTGAAAAGGAGGTAGAGAAAAGTTCCAAGTCAGCTAAGGAGCTGGAAGTCAAGCTTCAAACCATCACCTGTGAGAAGGAAATGATATTGAAAATGAAGGAAGACGGGAAGAATGAATTTGAAGACATGATTGTCGAGTACCACCAACACCTGTTTGATGCAGCACTGAAAGAGGAAGAGATGAAGATTTTGAATGAAGAATTACAAATGGAATTGCAGCAAATAGAAGATTTAAAGAGAGAGAAAGCTCTTGCCACAACCAGAAAGAATCATCTGCAGGAGGCATTATCCTGCCAGTCATTCTTCGTCTCAGACAAGGTAGGGGAGGATCTCCATGATATTCAACAGTCAGTCATGGAGCTAAACTTGCTGCTTGGCAACTGCAATAGCAAAAACAGTTAA
- the LOC116004594 gene encoding calcium-binding protein CML39-like has protein sequence MLSKSMNQEEVLISPRNTKKITHSSSSSSSSSSPSKNSGFVSFCKKLTRKRAKGEEELSRLTSSSSSSSSSEENGSCYERVFAYFDEDGDGRVSAAELQRAVRAVGGELTAEEAEEAVRLSDSDGDGMLGIEDFTKLMEGEKKEDELREAFGMYAMKGTDYITPKSLKKMLGRLGESTTTHNCKAMIRRFDLNGDGVLGFDEFKIMMS, from the coding sequence ATGTTGTCAAAGTCCATGAATCAAGAAGAGGTTTTGATCAGCCCCAGAAACACCAAGAAAATCactcattcttcttcttcttcttcttcttcttcttctccctccaAGAATTCTGGGTTTGTGAGTTTTTGTAAGAAGCTAACCAGAAAGAGAGCCAAAGGGGAGGAGGAGCTGAGCAGGCTTACgagttcttcttcttcttcttcttcatctgaGGAAAATGGCAGTTGCTACGAGAGGGTTTTCGCATACTTTGACGAGGATGGAGATGGGAGGGTGTCGGCGGCGGAGCTGCAGAGGGCGGTGAGGGCGGTAGGAGGGGAGCTGACGGCGGAGGAAGCGGAGGAGGCGGTGCGGTTATCGGACTCCGACGGGGATGGGATGTTGGGGATTGAGGATTTCACCAAGTTGATGGAGGGGGAGAAGAAAGAGGATGAGCTGAGAGAGGCTTTTGGGATGTATGCAATGAAGGGCACTGATTATATTACTCCCAAGAGCTTGAAGAAGATGTTGGGTAGGCTTGGGGAGTCCACCACCACCCACAACTGCAAAGCTATGATTAGGAGATTTGACCTTAATGGAGATGGAGTTCTTGGTTTTGATGAGTTCAAGATCATGATGAGTTAA